The Ochrobactrum sp. BTU1 genome includes a region encoding these proteins:
- a CDS encoding amino acid ABC transporter ATP-binding protein — MVEVKGARKAYGALDVLKGIDLSVTRGQIVAIIGPSGSGKSTLLRSINHLETLNGGEVWLDGIQVNQPLKGQAFEKHINTVRQQMGMVFQHFNLFPHLTVVENITLGPIKLKGVNKGQARELALSLLTKVGLANKADAYPSQLSGGQKQRVAIARALAMQPKVMLFDEATSALDPELVDEVNLVMRQLAAEHMTMLIVTHEMRFAGEVADKILFMDGGVVVEEGTPDEILRHPKQDRTRTFLKNYLAA; from the coding sequence ATGGTCGAAGTGAAGGGTGCCCGCAAAGCCTATGGCGCACTTGATGTCCTCAAAGGTATCGACCTTTCCGTAACCCGAGGGCAGATCGTCGCGATCATCGGGCCAAGCGGTTCAGGAAAGAGCACCTTGCTAAGGTCGATCAACCACCTTGAGACACTCAATGGCGGCGAAGTATGGCTTGATGGGATCCAGGTGAACCAGCCACTTAAAGGTCAGGCATTTGAAAAGCACATCAATACGGTGCGTCAACAAATGGGAATGGTGTTTCAGCACTTCAATCTGTTCCCTCATTTGACGGTTGTGGAGAATATAACGCTCGGTCCCATCAAACTCAAAGGTGTGAACAAGGGGCAGGCGCGTGAACTCGCATTATCACTGCTGACGAAAGTTGGCCTCGCGAATAAAGCAGACGCATACCCTTCGCAACTTTCCGGTGGTCAGAAACAGCGCGTCGCGATCGCAAGAGCATTGGCAATGCAACCGAAGGTGATGTTGTTTGATGAAGCAACCTCAGCGCTTGATCCCGAACTGGTCGACGAAGTTAACCTCGTCATGCGCCAGCTTGCTGCAGAACACATGACGATGCTTATTGTCACCCATGAAATGCGGTTTGCCGGAGAAGTCGCTGACAAGATCCTCTTCATGGATGGTGGAGTGGTCGTGGAAGAAGGCACGCCTGAC
- a CDS encoding amino acid ABC transporter permease has translation MPSLDFSIVLPYADILITGLWWTLVLAVASSVLSFAFGILFALTVLYAPSLLSYPVRFFMWLFMGTPLLLQLYLIYYGLVQVGIDIPALFAGIIGLSLHFAVYNADVIRAGIVSVDPGQTEGARSIGLSRTQTLRYVVIPQAIRNTVPPIGNNMIVLLKDTSLVSIIGIAELVHSAQIAISETYSPFEFYLTAAALYYLANLVMEAGLRRIERKVEVTR, from the coding sequence ATGCCGTCACTCGATTTCAGCATTGTTTTACCTTATGCAGACATTCTCATTACAGGTCTGTGGTGGACACTGGTTCTCGCCGTAGCCTCCAGTGTGCTCAGTTTTGCATTTGGTATTTTATTCGCCCTTACAGTCCTTTATGCGCCTTCTTTGCTTTCTTACCCCGTTCGCTTCTTCATGTGGCTTTTTATGGGGACGCCTTTGCTGCTGCAGCTTTACCTGATTTACTACGGTCTTGTGCAGGTGGGCATCGATATTCCAGCGCTGTTTGCGGGGATCATTGGCCTCAGTCTGCATTTTGCAGTCTATAACGCCGACGTCATCCGGGCGGGAATAGTCTCAGTTGATCCGGGACAAACCGAAGGGGCAAGGTCCATCGGTCTTAGCCGCACCCAGACCTTGCGCTATGTTGTTATTCCGCAAGCAATACGCAACACGGTCCCTCCAATTGGCAACAACATGATTGTCTTGCTCAAAGACACCTCGCTTGTTTCAATCATTGGAATTGCAGAACTGGTACACAGCGCTCAAATAGCAATCAGCGAGACCTACAGTCCGTTTGAATTCTATCTCACAGCAGCCGCCCTCTACTATTTGGCCAATCTGGTAATGGAAGCGGGTCTGCGCCGTATCGAAAGAAAAGTGGAGGTAACGCGATGA